Proteins encoded in a region of the Zea mays cultivar B73 chromosome 4, Zm-B73-REFERENCE-NAM-5.0, whole genome shotgun sequence genome:
- the LOC100193508 gene encoding uncharacterized protein isoform X1, which yields MLSGHAVTLSERSASGTRLIEDVACEAGDEEEADAAARVVYRASFQELMPNYLQYDTIIWALISLLLVLAWGIGLLLLLYLPYKRYVLKKDILSRQLFVTESKIVYKVLATRPSYMPFMGIVKKEIKVPLHLIVDVIIEQGCLQSAYSLYTFRIESIAHGKPASVDELQFHGVHNPDFLRKVITREASRSIREVQSWKNRLYSEEGPSHVQSSGLHSPSAKVRASPICAAFDSKGKISDNILLHKIEELNRSVKNLESLLVRSHRRE from the exons ATGTTGAGTGGCCACGCCGTGACACTGAGCGAGAGGAGCGCCTCCGGTACGCGCTTGATCGAGGATGTAGCGTGCGAGGCAGGCGATGAGGAGGAGGCGGACGCCGCCGCGAGAGTTGTGTACCGGGCCTCGTTCCAAGAGCTGATGCCCAACTACCTTCAGTACGACACCATCATCTGGGCACTCATATCCCTGCTGCTTGTCCTGGCGTGGGGGATCGGGCTGCTCCTGCTTCTCTACCTGCCGTACAAGAGATACGTGCTGAAGAAGGATATCCTATCCCGCCAACTCTTTGTCACCGAGAGTAAGATAGTGTACAAGGTATTG GCGACTAGGCCTTCGTACATGCCATTCATGGGGATAGTTAAGAAAGAGATTAAAGTACCTCTCCATTTGATTGTTGATGTTATAATTGAGCAAG GCTGTCTACAATCTGCTTACAGCTTATACACATTTAGAATAGAAAGCATAGCCCATGGGAAACCTGCTTCAGTGGATGAACTGCAATTTCATGGTGTCCATAATCCAGATTTTCTAAGAAAG GTTATAACCAGAGAAGCCTCCAGGAGCATCAGAGAAGTCCAAAGTTGGAAAAATAGATTGTACTCCGAGGAAGGTCCTTCTCATGTTCAAAGTAGTGGATTACACTCACCTAGTGCAAAG GTCAGAGCTTCCCCAATCTGTGCTGCCTTTGATTCTAAGGGTAAAATTTCTGACAATATATTGCTCCATAAGATTGAAGAACTTAATCGATCAGTGAAG AATCTTGAGTCTCTACTCGTAAGATCACATAGAAGAGAATGA
- the LOC100193508 gene encoding uncharacterized protein isoform X2: MLSGHAVTLSERSASGTRLIEDVACEAGDEEEADAAARVVYRASFQELMPNYLQYDTIIWALISLLLVLAWGIGLLLLLYLPYKRYVLKKDILSRQLFVTESKIVYKATRPSYMPFMGIVKKEIKVPLHLIVDVIIEQGCLQSAYSLYTFRIESIAHGKPASVDELQFHGVHNPDFLRKVITREASRSIREVQSWKNRLYSEEGPSHVQSSGLHSPSAKVRASPICAAFDSKGKISDNILLHKIEELNRSVKNLESLLVRSHRRE, translated from the exons ATGTTGAGTGGCCACGCCGTGACACTGAGCGAGAGGAGCGCCTCCGGTACGCGCTTGATCGAGGATGTAGCGTGCGAGGCAGGCGATGAGGAGGAGGCGGACGCCGCCGCGAGAGTTGTGTACCGGGCCTCGTTCCAAGAGCTGATGCCCAACTACCTTCAGTACGACACCATCATCTGGGCACTCATATCCCTGCTGCTTGTCCTGGCGTGGGGGATCGGGCTGCTCCTGCTTCTCTACCTGCCGTACAAGAGATACGTGCTGAAGAAGGATATCCTATCCCGCCAACTCTTTGTCACCGAGAGTAAGATAGTGTACAAG GCGACTAGGCCTTCGTACATGCCATTCATGGGGATAGTTAAGAAAGAGATTAAAGTACCTCTCCATTTGATTGTTGATGTTATAATTGAGCAAG GCTGTCTACAATCTGCTTACAGCTTATACACATTTAGAATAGAAAGCATAGCCCATGGGAAACCTGCTTCAGTGGATGAACTGCAATTTCATGGTGTCCATAATCCAGATTTTCTAAGAAAG GTTATAACCAGAGAAGCCTCCAGGAGCATCAGAGAAGTCCAAAGTTGGAAAAATAGATTGTACTCCGAGGAAGGTCCTTCTCATGTTCAAAGTAGTGGATTACACTCACCTAGTGCAAAG GTCAGAGCTTCCCCAATCTGTGCTGCCTTTGATTCTAAGGGTAAAATTTCTGACAATATATTGCTCCATAAGATTGAAGAACTTAATCGATCAGTGAAG AATCTTGAGTCTCTACTCGTAAGATCACATAGAAGAGAATGA